Within the Rhizobium grahamii genome, the region ATTGCTTGGGGAAACCCTTACCATCTGCCGATCTCCCCCTTGAGGGGGAGATGCCGGCAGGGCAGAGGGGGTATCATCTCCGAACGACCACCCAACCCGAGAACGAGAGCCCGCCTTGGCAGTCTACACCGATATTTCAGAAGACGATTTGAAGTGGTTCCTGACGGAATACGACACCGGCACGCTGCTCTCGTACAAGGGCATTGCCGAGGGCGTCGAGAACTCGAATTTCCTGCTGCACACGTCGAAGGACCCGCTGATCCTCACGCTTTACGAGAAGCGCGTCGAGAAGAACGACCTGCCCTTTTTCCTCGGCCTCATGCAGCACCTTGCCGCCGGCGGCCTGTCCTGCCCGCTACCGCTGCCGCGCAAGGACGGCGAATTGCTCGGCACCCTGTCAGGCCGCCCCGCTGCACTGATCTCGTTCCTCGAAGGCATGTGGCTGCGCAAGCCGGAGGCCAGGCATTGCCGCGAGGTCGGCAAGGCGCTGGCACAGATGCATGTCGCCGGTGAAGGCTTCGAGCTCAAGCGTCCGAACGCGCTGTCGGTCGATGGCTGGCAGGTACTGTGGGACAAGTCCGAAGCGCGCGCCGACGAGGTGGAAAAAGGCCTGCAGAACGAGGTCCGCACCGAGCTCGATTTCCTCGCCGCTCACTGGCCGAAGGATCTCCCGTCTGGTGTCATCCACGCCGATCTCTTCCCCGACAACGTCTTCTTCCTCGGCGACGATCTGTCCGGCCTGATCGATTTCTATTTCGCCTGCAACGACCTGCTGGCCTACGACGTCTCGATCATCCTGAACGCCTGGTGCTTCGAGAAGGATGGCGCCTACAACATCACCAAGGGCATGGCGATGCTCGAGGGCTACCAGAGCATACGCCCGCTGAGCGAAGCGGAACTGGCAGCACTTCCGATCCTGGCGCGCGGCTCGGCGCTGCGGTTCTTCCTGACCCGGCTTTACGACTGGCTGACGACGCCCGAGGGCGCGATGGTCACCAAGAAGGACCCGCTTGAATACCTGCGCAAGCTGCGCTTCCACCGCCAGATCGAAAACGCTGCCGAATACGGGCTTTCCGCATGAAGCACGTCGAAATCTACACCGACGGCGCCTGCTCCGGAAATCCCGGCCCCGGTGGCTGGGGCGCGGTGCTGCGCTATGGCGAAGTCGAGAAGGAACTCTGCGGCGGCGAGGCGGAAACGACCAACAACCGCATGGAATTGCTGGCCGCCATCTCGGCACTGACGGCGCTGAAGAGCGCGTGCGAAGTCGATCTCCACACCGACAGCAAATACGTCATGGACGGCATCTCCAAGTGGATCTTCGGCTGGAAGAAGAACGGCTGGAAGACCGCCGACAAGAAGCCGGTGAAGAACGGCGAGCTCTGGCAGGCGCTCGATGCCGCCAACCAGCGCCACAAGGTCAAATGGCACTGGGTCAAGGGCCACGCCGGTCACCCCGAAAACGAACGCGCCGACGAGCTTGCCCGCAAGGGCATGGAGCCGTTCAAGAAGCGGTAGAGGCGGCGGCTCAACCCGCATAAAAACAGCCACATGAGGCGCTTGCCTGAATCAATCCGGCAAGCGCTTGAATCAACGCCTGAGGAGGGCTGCGGTGCGCGTGATCTCGCTGAATGCCTGGGGCGGCAAGCTCCATGAGCCGCTGATCCGCTATCTGCGCGATGCCGATCCCGACGTCCTCTGCCTGCAGGAAGTGACCCGTTCGGTCGGCGTCGACTCCGACTGGCTGGAGTATCGCGACGGCAGCCACATCCTGCCGCAGCGCGCCAATCTCTTCGATGAGATCAAGGCGATCCTTCCCCATCACGACGCCTTCTTCGCGCCGACGGCACGCGGCACGCTCTTCGATGGCGAGACGCTGGTGTGGTCCGAGTTCGGCCTCGCGACCTTCGTGCGCAACCGCTATCCGGTTATCGGCCGCGCGGTGGATTTCGTGCATGGCGATTTTTCCGGTGATGGCTACGGCGAGCACCCGCGGCCGCGCAATGCTGATTGCATCAGGCTCTTCGACTACGCCAGTAACAGGCCCATCACCATCGCCCAGTTGCACGGCCTGCGCGACCTCGCCGGCAAGGGCGATACACCGGCCCGCCACGCCCAGGCGCAGTCTCTTGTTTCGCTGATCAGCCGTATCAGGCGTGCCGGCGAACGGCTCGTCGTCTGCGGCGATCTCAATCTTCTGCCCGATAGCGCCACCTTCGAGGTGCTGGCCGAACTCGGCCTCACCGATCTGGTCACCTCCCGAGGCCATATCGATACCCGGACCTCGCACTACACCAAGGAGGGCCGCTACGCCGATTACATGCTGGTGACGCCTGATGTTGATGTGGCGGTATTCGATCCGGTGGCCGATCCCGAGGTCTCCGACCATCGGGCGCTGCTGCTGGAAATCCGGTAGGACATCACCGCCCGGCGATGGCGAGATAGGCCGAAATCGTCGCGATCGACAGCACCGTCGAGGCCAGCACGACCCGCCCCGTCAGGCTTGCCTCCCGGCCATAGAACTCCGCCAGCATGAACGGCCCGGTG harbors:
- a CDS encoding homoserine kinase — translated: MAVYTDISEDDLKWFLTEYDTGTLLSYKGIAEGVENSNFLLHTSKDPLILTLYEKRVEKNDLPFFLGLMQHLAAGGLSCPLPLPRKDGELLGTLSGRPAALISFLEGMWLRKPEARHCREVGKALAQMHVAGEGFELKRPNALSVDGWQVLWDKSEARADEVEKGLQNEVRTELDFLAAHWPKDLPSGVIHADLFPDNVFFLGDDLSGLIDFYFACNDLLAYDVSIILNAWCFEKDGAYNITKGMAMLEGYQSIRPLSEAELAALPILARGSALRFFLTRLYDWLTTPEGAMVTKKDPLEYLRKLRFHRQIENAAEYGLSA
- the rnhA gene encoding ribonuclease HI, which gives rise to MKHVEIYTDGACSGNPGPGGWGAVLRYGEVEKELCGGEAETTNNRMELLAAISALTALKSACEVDLHTDSKYVMDGISKWIFGWKKNGWKTADKKPVKNGELWQALDAANQRHKVKWHWVKGHAGHPENERADELARKGMEPFKKR
- a CDS encoding endonuclease/exonuclease/phosphatase family protein; translation: MRVISLNAWGGKLHEPLIRYLRDADPDVLCLQEVTRSVGVDSDWLEYRDGSHILPQRANLFDEIKAILPHHDAFFAPTARGTLFDGETLVWSEFGLATFVRNRYPVIGRAVDFVHGDFSGDGYGEHPRPRNADCIRLFDYASNRPITIAQLHGLRDLAGKGDTPARHAQAQSLVSLISRIRRAGERLVVCGDLNLLPDSATFEVLAELGLTDLVTSRGHIDTRTSHYTKEGRYADYMLVTPDVDVAVFDPVADPEVSDHRALLLEIR